Within the bacterium genome, the region GCAACCGGTATTTATCATCCCGTTCATTGAATGGAACGATTTGAGCAAATACTTGCCCTACTGCAGTGGCTAATAGTATAATCCAAATAAATTTGTTCATTCTTATTCAGTCGTTTCAGTTTCAGTTCCGTCGGCATTTTTGCGAACCATTTTCTTTTGCATCTTCGGCAATGTAGCCGGATCGGCTTTGACAAAACTGACCATCAACATTTCCTCACCTCGCTTTAATCCTAACTTAATGGTAGCGCCGATCTCTGAAGTTTTATATAAGTTTTCAATGTCGTCGAGCGTTTTAACCGACTTGCCATTGATCATCAATACAACGTCACCGATTTTCAGATCAGCCGGTTTGTAACCTTTCGCCAGCATATGATCCGATACTCGATCGACACGAACCGAAACACCGTCGTCGAGAATCATTGCTCCAATTTCAAACACCGGACAGACTTTTCCATTGGTCACGATGTACTTTTCCTGAGCAAACGCTCCGGCAGTAAAGAGTGTTAACAACAGCAATAAAGTTTTCATACATTCTCCTTTTAGTTTTTAATTCGTCAACGCTATCAGTATACAACAATCGTCCATTGAAGTTGTTAAGACGATGATAAAGAGTTGTAAAGAATGTAAAATCTCGCGAATGAAGCTTCGAAAGCTGAAATTTATTTGCCGTAATTCGCTTTATTTGCTACTTTGCTGTTACGATGACTAAACATGTTTCCATAACCGTTACTACGCTCAGCGTGTTAGGTGTTTTGCTGATCCTGCTGGCTATTATTCAATACCGGTGGTTAGGGCAATTAAGTGAAGGCGAGTTGGCGCAGATGCGTGCAAATCTTAAGATCGGCGCCGGTCGTTTTGCGGACGATTTTGACAAAGACATTACACAGTTGTATTCGGCATTTCAATCGCGTTATCCTGACGAGACAGTACCGCCAAAAATATTTTTATCGTCATGCTATAAACAATGGATCGCCAATTCTAAAAACCCTCAACTGCTGAAAAACGTTTACTACACTACCTACTCGAATCGACAATCTCTTGAGTTATTGCAGTGGATGTCCGACTCCGATTCATTGAAGGCCATTCCATGGGATACGAAGTTCCAGTCGGTCAAGAAACGGTTTGACAGCAGGATGAAGATTCGAGAAAAAGATTCATCGAAGGTCAATCGGATTTTTATTTTTCATGGGCCGGTTCTGGACGATTTTCCATTTCTCATTCTTACGCTCAACCCTGTTACTAAATTTGTACGATTGCCGCTTCGTGCACAGATCAGTGAATTTGTGATCCTGGAATTGGACGAAAGTTATCTTCGGACGCAATTAATCCCCAGTTTACTTGCTCAGCATTTTCCGCCCGGTGACAATGAAACGTACCACCTGACGATTGTTAATCCTTCCACCAAAAATATCTTTTATTCCAACGATTCTGAAACGGTTTTCGAGCAAACTGAATCATCCGATATTGTCAATCCCATTGCCCGTATTCGCATGCAAGATTTTTTTATGGTTACGGTCAGCGAACGAGCTCCCAGCATAAAGCTGAAAGGCGTGACCAAAGTCGCCACTTCCATTGAAATTAACGATGCTAAATCAACGGCAATCCGGCATGAAATCAATGATTGGCAGGATACCGAAGCCGATTCGTTGTCATATTGGGAGCTACGGATCAAACACCGATCGGGTTCTCTCGAAGCGGCAGTGGCACAAATCCGATTTAAAAACCTTGCGATTAGTTCCGGCATTCTGCTGGTTTTGGGAGCCAGCGTAGTGGTACTTGTCATAAGTTTACGGCGCGAACAATTTCTCGCCAGGCGCAGGATGGAATTTGTTGCAGGAGTAACGCACGAACTACGTACGCCGTTGACTGTATTGAAATCGGCCGGTGAAAATTTAGCTGACGGCGTCGTTAAATCGGAAGAGCAGATTACTCAATATGGAAAATTAGTTCGCGATCAGGGAACATTCCTTTCCGAAATGGTCGAACAAGTACTCGACTATGCCGGTATTGAATCCGGTAAAAAGCTTTTAAAGAAAGAAACAATTGCGCTGCACGAATTACTGGATGACTTATTGAACGATATCGAGCTACAAAGTTCTAAAAAAAATATTAGCGTAACAGCGCCGCCTTGCGATGGCGTTCAGATCGTTGGCGATTATTACGCGCTGAAATCGGCGCTCCATAATGTTCTCAACAATGCCATCAAATACAGCCTGGAAAATGGCAGCGTTGTCATCAACGTTATTGAAAACGATCAAAGTCTTTCAATTCTCGTGAAAGATCATGGCATGGGAATCGACCCGAAAGAATTGTCCATGGTGTTCGAACCGTTTTATCGTACGCAAAATGTCCGTGATTCCCAAATTCACGGCAACGGGCTCGGTTTGAGTATTGTCAAAAAAATTATTGAACAACACGGCGGACATGTTTCCATTACCAGCATGGTTGATCACGGTACAACCGTTACGATTTATTTACCCAAAGAACAATGAAGCGAATCTTGCTCATCGAAGACGAACCGGGATTGGTCCTCACCTTATCCGACCGTCTCAAAAGCGAAGGCTTTGAAACCGATACGGCCTCGGATGGCGTCGCCGGATTGACCAAGGCTACCGCTTCATCGTACGATGCCATTATCCTCGACGTCATGCTCCCTCAAAAAAACGGTTTCGACGTATGCCGTGACTTGCGCACCGCCGGTAACACGACGCCCATTCTCATGCTTACGGCTCGCGGACAGATTACCGACAAAGTGGTCGGCCTTAAACTCGGAGCCGATGATTATTTGACCAAACCTTTTGACATGAGCGAATTACTGGCACGCGTCGAAGCGTTGCTGCGACGTGCACCAAACAGCAAAACGCCATCCGGTGAGGGATTTACTTTCGGAAATGTCGAAGTAAATTTCAGAAAGGCCGAAATTAAAAAAGACGGGCAATTGATCGAGTTGTCGGCGCAAGAATATCGTTTGTTAAAATATATGATTGAAAACCGCGGCGCAACTCTTACTCGCAATGAACTGCTTGAACATGTGTGGAGCTACGATGAAAATATTACGACGCGAACCGTGGATGTTCATATAGCATGGCTGCGTCAAAAACTCGAACCTAATTCAAAACATCCTCAATATTTCGTGACCATCCATAGACTTGGGTATAAGTTCACGGGATAGTTATATTTTCGATCCGTTCAATGGCTTCCTTTAATTCCTTAGGCATCGGGCATTTTTGATTTTTATTGTAGTCGTAGACCACAATAATGCCTGAGCCTTCGGCCGCAATCGCCTGCATCGTATGACTGTAGACGGCATACTCCATCACAAAACGATCTTCGGCAACCTCGGTCGTACGTGTTCCGACAGAAACCTTGTCCGGATACGATATAGGCTTTCGGAAACGACACGCCGTTGAATGAAGGATCATGCCAATGCCGTGCGATTTGATATAGTCCCATACTCCCATCGCATCAAAATATTTTGCACGTGCACATTCAAAATAACGAAAATAAATAATATTATTAACGTGTCCCAGCGCATCCATCTCACCCCAGGCAACCGGCGTCTCATAGATAATTGGAAATTTTTTCATGGCATCGTTCAATGCGTGTTCTCCTCGATACTGATTCAGTGCAACCGTTATCTGTTATTGTAAACAATGCTTTTTGATTTCGCAATTGGAAATTTCTTTTTCAATGAAACCGAAAAAAAAGCGGAACATTGTTCCGCTCTAGTGAAATCTATTCGTAATTTTTAAAATTGCAGAATTACAGCTATTGTCCTCCGCTGACCACTCTGAACGAATGCCGTGCTTTCACTGTATAATCGGTACCGCTGAAATATCCGCGCACTTCGTAGTCGCCAGGATTAAATACAAATTCAAATTCGAGTTTGCCGGATTTTCCATTCGTATGTTGATAATTGCCCCATTCGGTATCCGGCGTGTTTTTTGGAACGATGTTGATCCATGCGCTCCCGTTGTCCGGAAAGTCATTGTATTCCACGACAACGGTTTGACCCGGGAAATATTCTTCACTTATCGTACGTACGTATACTCCGGCTGACTTTTCGCCGGCCAGCGGCATCGAACGAACATTGGAATATTCGATCGGTGTGTCCCAACTCGATACGGCAAAATACTTCACACTGCTGAGGAAATAATAATCTTTTGTTTCGATGATCACATTTTGTCCGGCCGTAGTACCGTAACCGGCCGAAATAGTTCCTTTATCTTTATCGACCATCACCCAATAATCGTCCGCAACGCTCGGCTTGCGCACGGCTCCGGCGGCTTCCTGGATCGATTGCCCCTGCGCGTTCCGGCGAATGACACTTTTGGTATTGCCCCAACCGCCGATAACAATTTCATACATCGGATCGATGGTCGCCATCGCGTCTGAAATCGCAATGTGAATATCGTTTTTAGCGGCTGCTTTGAAAAGAATGGCCGATTTTCCCGGAACGGGTAATTGCCATTTTTCACTCCATGAAGTGTATTGACCTTGTTGTCCTTTTGACGAAAAACCTTCGGTCATCGACACGGAAGGTTTAACCGAAACTAAAATAAAAATTTTGTCCTTGAGAACGATTTCTGCGCCGCCGTAACCAATATTGCAAGCGTTTGCCCAAAGTTTTCCGGGATGCTCTCCGCCCATGTAAGCATGTTTGGCCACATATAGCGGGGTTTTGCTGGCATCATTGTACCCACCGAGTACGACATCGGTTGGCACTTTGCCTTTATATTCTACCCAGGCAGTAGAATTCGGCGGAGCGACCAGAACCTCAAATCCTTGGTTAAAAGAATATTCCTTTCCACCCCAACCGATATTGCAAATACCGCCCGGAAGAATTTTGCCCGGATGAATTCCTCCTTTGAATGGGACGCGTCCGACGTACAACGGCTTTCCGTTTTCAGTTCCTCCAACAACGGCATCGGCCGGAATTGTTCCGGTATAAGGAACCCATTGCTGTGCACTTAAACTTAAAACCCATGTCAGCGATAAAAAAATGCAAGATAGCCGAATAAGATTCATAAGAATCCTCCTGTTTTATAAAAATGGAAAGTGGCTTTACCAGTAATTTTTTTTGATTTGTGCTCTTTAAGAAAACAGAAATTCAACTTCCAGGTTATAGAAGCTTATCTTTCGGCTCATTGATGAGCAAGGGATGGAAAAAAGGTAAGAACAAGGTCGCAAGCAATAACGCTAATCTTTGAGGTAAAAGCAAGGGTTTATTTTTGTACGATATGTGTATGTAGATACGAAATTTATGATTAGTCATATGCCATCATCGGAAAACATGACAAAAATCATGTTTTCCTCTGAAGTTGGTCATTGGAAAAGCATAGCCATCCTCTTATTTTTTTAAGAACTTAATGTAATTTGCATTGGATTTTTCAGGACGTAACCACACGTCCGATTTAAAACGCTATGAGTGACAGAAAACAAAGCGAAGTGATTTCTATTACCCAGACCGATGTGACGGAGGTCGGAGTAAAAGATTCAACCGTCGCATGCTTTCATTGCGGTGAACGCTGTGAAGACTCGACGATTGCCGTTGCAGATAAAATTTTCTGTTGCAATGGATGCCGCTGGGTGTATCAATTACTCGCCGACAACGACATGACCGACTATTATGCGTTTACCGAAGAAGGACGTATTACGCCGATAGCTTCCAAAGACGTTCGATTCGAGTATCTCGACAATCCAACTATCCTGGAAAAAATCATCCAATTCCGCCAAGACAACTTTGCCCGAGTGACGCTTTTTCTCCCGCAAATTCATTGCAGCGCCTGTATCTGGCTTTTGGAAAATTTGACTAAACTCGACCTTGGTATTTTAAATTCTCAGGTTAATTTCTTACGCAAGGAAGTATCCCTTACTTTCGACGAAACCAAAACGTCGCTGCGTGCCGTAGCCGAATTACTCGCGGCCATCGGATATACACCGGATTTTTCGCAAACCGAAAACGATCGTCCCAATCGTGCAGTCGTCGAACGTTCTCTCTACATCAAGCTGGGTATTGCCGCTTTTTGTTTCGGCAACATCATGCTGATTGCTTTGCCTGAATATTTATCTGGCGGTACGTTGGATGCTGATTTCCGAGCATTTTTCGGATATCTCAGTATCGCATTGAGTGTGCCGGTGCTCTACAGCATAAGTGATTATTTCAAATCCGCTATAACAAGTATTCGTCAAAAAGTTATTACCATGGATGTTCCTATTGCCATCGGTATTTCGACGTTAATTCTGCGCAGCATCTATGAAATTATCACGGCAACCGGTTCGGGCTATCTCGATTCTCTCGCCGGCTTGGCATTTTTTTTACTACTTGGCAAAATTTTTCAGAAAAAAACGTTTCATTCATTATCTTTTGAGCGGAATTATCGTTCATACTTCCCTATCGCTGTCATCCGAAAAGAACCTTCCTCTGAAAAAAGCGTTCCTATCGACGATATCCGTATTGGCGACAAGCTTTTGATACGTCATCACGAACTGATCCCTGCCGACAGCATTTTGCTGAGCGACGAAGCGTTGATCGATTATAGTTTTGTCACTGGAGAATCGGCGCCGGTACGCGTTACAAAAAACGAACGATTGTTTGCAGGCGGCAAACAAACCGGCGGCCTGATCGAGATTGAGGTCATCAAAGACGTGTCGCAAAGTTATCTGACACAGCTATGGAATCAGGACATATTCATCCGCCACACAAGCCGCATTACAACAATTTCCGAAAAAGTTGCTCATTATTTCACGTTCAGTATTCTGGCTATTGCTTTATTAACGGCAATCTTTTGGATTATTTACGAACCCTCATTGGCGGCGAATGTTTTTACATCCGTACTCATCGTCTCGTGTGGCTGCGGATTACCGTTATCCGTACCGTTCACTTTTGGTACAACTTTACGCGTATTCGCCTCCAATAAATTATTTTTGAAAAATGAAAAAGTCGTTGAACGTTTGGCGACCGTCGACACAATGGTGTTCGACAAAACCGGGACGTTGACGCTGACGCAAACCGGCACACTGAAATATGAAGGCGTCGCATTGACACACGAAGAACAATCGCTGGTCAAATCGCTTGCCCGCCAGTCTACGCATCCGATGAGCCGCCGGATCTTCGAATCCTTGTCGGAAGTGGAACTACAGCCTATTGAAAATTTTGAAGAAATCCAGGGTTGCGGCGTGCAGGCCAAAATTCAAAACAAATTAATACAAATCGGTTCTTACCGTTGGATCAGCGGTAGTAATGAAATGAAGTCCCATGCGACCGACGCCGGTACGCGCGTATTTGTTGCCATAAACTACATAGTGAAAGGTTGGTTTTCGATCGGATCGGAATATCGGCAAGGAGCAAAAGAATTAGCCGTGTCGCTGCCGGCATCCATACGGGTTGTTATACTCTCGGGCGACAATGATCGTGAAAGCGAATCACTGAAGGAACTTTTTGGTCATCGCGCCGAGATGAAATTTAATCAACTGCCGATCGACAAATTAAATTACGTGCGCCAGCTTCAAGCCGAAGGACATCACGTGATGATGATCGGCGACGGCCTTAACGATGCAGGCGCGTTAAAACAAAGCGACGTCGGTATCGCCATTACGGAAAATACGGCTTCATTTACGCCGAGCAGCGATGCCATTATGGAAACGAGCCAGTTAAAAACGTTACTTCGTTTTATCACACTGGCCAAACGCAGCAAGAAAATTGTATACGCCGCGTTTGCACTCACATTGACTTATAATTTTATAGCGTTGAGTTTTGCAGTACAAGGTCTTCTCGCGCCGGTCATCGCGGCGGTCATTATGCCGATCAGCGCCATTTCTGTAGTCAGTTTCACCGTACTGGCTGTAACATGGTCAGCGAAAAAAAATAAACTCAATTCGATGGACGCTGTTGAGTCATCAGTTGTCAATCATACGAATTAAAATTTATGAGCGTTATTATTGTACTCATTGCCGTTAGCCTAACCGTTGCCACAGGATTTCTCATTGCGTTTTTGTGGGCGGTTAGAAACGGTCAATTTGAAGATACTTACGCTCCCTCGGTACGCATACTTATGGATGAAAAAAATAAACCCTCTTCCCCATTAAATTCCAATTCGGAGAAGGAGAAATAACATATGGAGAAAGAATCCGTCGCCCGTAACGTCCAAGTTGCGGGTAACTTGCAAACGTTCAGTTACGACAATAACATCGTCCGCCTCTTCACGATTGCCACGATAGTATGGGGCGCCGTCGGTATGTTGGTCGGACTGATCATTGCAATTCAATTGTATTTGCCGGAGTTTAATTTCGGCATTCCT harbors:
- a CDS encoding acyl-CoA thioesterase yields the protein MNDAMKKFPIIYETPVAWGEMDALGHVNNIIYFRYFECARAKYFDAMGVWDYIKSHGIGMILHSTACRFRKPISYPDKVSVGTRTTEVAEDRFVMEYAVYSHTMQAIAAEGSGIIVVYDYNKNQKCPMPKELKEAIERIENITIP
- a CDS encoding HAMP domain-containing histidine kinase gives rise to the protein MTKHVSITVTTLSVLGVLLILLAIIQYRWLGQLSEGELAQMRANLKIGAGRFADDFDKDITQLYSAFQSRYPDETVPPKIFLSSCYKQWIANSKNPQLLKNVYYTTYSNRQSLELLQWMSDSDSLKAIPWDTKFQSVKKRFDSRMKIREKDSSKVNRIFIFHGPVLDDFPFLILTLNPVTKFVRLPLRAQISEFVILELDESYLRTQLIPSLLAQHFPPGDNETYHLTIVNPSTKNIFYSNDSETVFEQTESSDIVNPIARIRMQDFFMVTVSERAPSIKLKGVTKVATSIEINDAKSTAIRHEINDWQDTEADSLSYWELRIKHRSGSLEAAVAQIRFKNLAISSGILLVLGASVVVLVISLRREQFLARRRMEFVAGVTHELRTPLTVLKSAGENLADGVVKSEEQITQYGKLVRDQGTFLSEMVEQVLDYAGIESGKKLLKKETIALHELLDDLLNDIELQSSKKNISVTAPPCDGVQIVGDYYALKSALHNVLNNAIKYSLENGSVVINVIENDQSLSILVKDHGMGIDPKELSMVFEPFYRTQNVRDSQIHGNGLGLSIVKKIIEQHGGHVSITSMVDHGTTVTIYLPKEQ
- a CDS encoding PDZ domain-containing protein codes for the protein MKTLLLLLTLFTAGAFAQEKYIVTNGKVCPVFEIGAMILDDGVSVRVDRVSDHMLAKGYKPADLKIGDVVLMINGKSVKTLDDIENLYKTSEIGATIKLGLKRGEEMLMVSFVKADPATLPKMQKKMVRKNADGTETETTE
- a CDS encoding DUF3421 domain-containing protein, whose protein sequence is MNLIRLSCIFLSLTWVLSLSAQQWVPYTGTIPADAVVGGTENGKPLYVGRVPFKGGIHPGKILPGGICNIGWGGKEYSFNQGFEVLVAPPNSTAWVEYKGKVPTDVVLGGYNDASKTPLYVAKHAYMGGEHPGKLWANACNIGYGGAEIVLKDKIFILVSVKPSVSMTEGFSSKGQQGQYTSWSEKWQLPVPGKSAILFKAAAKNDIHIAISDAMATIDPMYEIVIGGWGNTKSVIRRNAQGQSIQEAAGAVRKPSVADDYWVMVDKDKGTISAGYGTTAGQNVIIETKDYYFLSSVKYFAVSSWDTPIEYSNVRSMPLAGEKSAGVYVRTISEEYFPGQTVVVEYNDFPDNGSAWINIVPKNTPDTEWGNYQHTNGKSGKLEFEFVFNPGDYEVRGYFSGTDYTVKARHSFRVVSGGQ
- the ccoS gene encoding cbb3-type cytochrome oxidase assembly protein CcoS; this translates as MSVIIVLIAVSLTVATGFLIAFLWAVRNGQFEDTYAPSVRILMDEKNKPSSPLNSNSEKEK
- a CDS encoding response regulator transcription factor, whose protein sequence is MKRILLIEDEPGLVLTLSDRLKSEGFETDTASDGVAGLTKATASSYDAIILDVMLPQKNGFDVCRDLRTAGNTTPILMLTARGQITDKVVGLKLGADDYLTKPFDMSELLARVEALLRRAPNSKTPSGEGFTFGNVEVNFRKAEIKKDGQLIELSAQEYRLLKYMIENRGATLTRNELLEHVWSYDENITTRTVDVHIAWLRQKLEPNSKHPQYFVTIHRLGYKFTG
- a CDS encoding heavy metal translocating P-type ATPase metal-binding domain-containing protein; the encoded protein is MSDRKQSEVISITQTDVTEVGVKDSTVACFHCGERCEDSTIAVADKIFCCNGCRWVYQLLADNDMTDYYAFTEEGRITPIASKDVRFEYLDNPTILEKIIQFRQDNFARVTLFLPQIHCSACIWLLENLTKLDLGILNSQVNFLRKEVSLTFDETKTSLRAVAELLAAIGYTPDFSQTENDRPNRAVVERSLYIKLGIAAFCFGNIMLIALPEYLSGGTLDADFRAFFGYLSIALSVPVLYSISDYFKSAITSIRQKVITMDVPIAIGISTLILRSIYEIITATGSGYLDSLAGLAFFLLLGKIFQKKTFHSLSFERNYRSYFPIAVIRKEPSSEKSVPIDDIRIGDKLLIRHHELIPADSILLSDEALIDYSFVTGESAPVRVTKNERLFAGGKQTGGLIEIEVIKDVSQSYLTQLWNQDIFIRHTSRITTISEKVAHYFTFSILAIALLTAIFWIIYEPSLAANVFTSVLIVSCGCGLPLSVPFTFGTTLRVFASNKLFLKNEKVVERLATVDTMVFDKTGTLTLTQTGTLKYEGVALTHEEQSLVKSLARQSTHPMSRRIFESLSEVELQPIENFEEIQGCGVQAKIQNKLIQIGSYRWISGSNEMKSHATDAGTRVFVAINYIVKGWFSIGSEYRQGAKELAVSLPASIRVVILSGDNDRESESLKELFGHRAEMKFNQLPIDKLNYVRQLQAEGHHVMMIGDGLNDAGALKQSDVGIAITENTASFTPSSDAIMETSQLKTLLRFITLAKRSKKIVYAAFALTLTYNFIALSFAVQGLLAPVIAAVIMPISAISVVSFTVLAVTWSAKKNKLNSMDAVESSVVNHTN